A genome region from Pseudomonas sp. S06B 330 includes the following:
- a CDS encoding methyl-accepting chemotaxis protein: MALRVISASNASIHNADQQSSRTSSVAAAINQLGAAAQEIAQNAALASQHSSDARSLASEGQHVVEQTIEVMNQLSAKISDSCDNIETLNANTVNIGQILEVISGISQQTNLLALNAAIEAARAGEAGRGFAVVADEVRNLAHRTQDSAQQVQRIIEDLQAGARVAVSTMTESQSHSEHSVGIANQAGARLGSVTQRIGEIDGMNQSVATATEEQTAVVESINVDITEINTLNQEGVENLQATLRACNDLENQASRLKQLVGSFRI; this comes from the coding sequence GTGGCGTTGCGGGTAATCAGCGCCTCGAACGCTTCGATTCACAACGCCGACCAGCAGTCGAGCCGTACCAGCAGTGTTGCCGCAGCGATTAACCAGCTAGGTGCCGCCGCCCAAGAGATCGCCCAGAACGCCGCCCTCGCCTCTCAGCACTCCAGCGATGCGCGCAGCCTGGCCTCCGAAGGCCAGCACGTGGTTGAGCAGACCATTGAGGTGATGAACCAGCTGTCCGCGAAGATCAGCGACTCATGCGACAACATCGAAACACTCAACGCCAATACGGTGAACATCGGCCAGATCCTCGAAGTAATCAGTGGCATTTCTCAGCAGACCAATCTGCTGGCGCTCAACGCCGCCATCGAGGCGGCGCGTGCCGGTGAAGCGGGACGTGGTTTTGCCGTGGTCGCCGATGAAGTGCGCAACCTCGCCCATCGCACCCAGGACTCGGCGCAACAGGTACAGCGCATCATCGAAGATCTGCAGGCGGGTGCGCGCGTCGCGGTCAGCACCATGACCGAAAGCCAGAGTCACAGTGAACACAGTGTGGGCATCGCCAACCAGGCCGGTGCGCGCTTGGGCAGTGTGACTCAACGCATCGGCGAGATTGATGGCATGAACCAGTCGGTAGCTACCGCTACAGAAGAACAGACGGCCGTGGTCGAGTCGATCAATGTCGACATTACCGAGATTAATACGCTGAATCAGGAAGGCGTGGAGAACCTGCAGGCGACCTTGCGTGCCTGCAACGACCTGGAGAATCAGGCCAGTCGCTTGAAGCAGTTGGTGGGTAGTTTCAGGATTTGA
- a CDS encoding DUF924 family protein — protein sequence MLAPWQPLLEWWFGWGTSPQDVADEKSTLWFGKHHDVEAQERFGDLVEQALAGGLDEWLQSPQGWLGLVLLLDQLPRMIHRDTPRAFDGDRRAQVLVMQGLDKAWDYQLLPIQRVFILLVLEHAEVLDWQNVSTERYRLLLDAQPDSDRRLFEGFLDYAEQHQRVIARFGRFPHRNLILNRPSTDEEMDFLLEPGSRF from the coding sequence ATGCTCGCACCTTGGCAGCCGTTACTGGAGTGGTGGTTCGGATGGGGCACCAGTCCCCAGGACGTCGCTGACGAGAAGAGCACGCTGTGGTTTGGCAAGCACCACGACGTCGAGGCGCAAGAGCGCTTCGGCGATCTGGTCGAGCAGGCCCTGGCGGGTGGTCTGGATGAGTGGCTGCAAAGCCCTCAAGGCTGGCTTGGGCTGGTCTTGTTGCTTGACCAGCTGCCGCGCATGATCCACCGCGACACGCCGCGCGCCTTCGATGGCGACCGGCGTGCGCAAGTGCTGGTGATGCAGGGGCTGGACAAGGCCTGGGACTATCAGTTGTTGCCAATCCAGCGGGTGTTCATCCTGCTGGTGCTTGAGCATGCCGAAGTGCTCGACTGGCAGAACGTCAGCACTGAGCGTTATCGCTTGTTGCTCGATGCCCAGCCAGACAGTGACCGGCGTTTGTTCGAGGGTTTCCTCGATTACGCTGAGCAGCACCAGCGGGTGATTGCCCGGTTTGGCCGCTTCCCGCACCGCAACCTGATTCTGAATCGGCCAAGTACCGATGAGGAGATGGATTTCTTGTTGGAGCCGGGCTCAAGGTTCTGA
- a CDS encoding class 1 fructose-bisphosphatase, with the protein MSRVTLSRYLIEQTRSNSTPADLRFLIEVVARACKEISHNVSKGALGGVLGSMGTENVQGEVQKKLDVISNDILLEANEWGGHLAGMASEEMDNAYQIPGKYPKGAYLLVFDPLDGSSNIDVNVSVGTIFSVLRCPNEYLSQNESLNEQAFLQPGTKQVAAGYAIYGPQTMLILTLGNGVKGFTLDRELGSFVLTHENIQVPETTAEFAINMSNQRHWEEPVTRYVGELLAGETGPLNKNYNMRWIASMVADVHRILTRGGLFMYPRDAREPSKPGKLRLMYEANPMSFIIEQAGGASTDGRQRILDIQPESLHQRVAVFLGSKQEVERVTGYHQE; encoded by the coding sequence ATGTCCCGCGTTACCCTGAGTCGCTATTTGATTGAGCAGACCCGCAGCAACAGTACCCCTGCCGATCTGCGCTTCCTGATCGAAGTGGTGGCGCGTGCGTGCAAGGAGATTAGCCACAACGTTTCCAAGGGCGCGCTGGGCGGCGTCCTGGGCAGCATGGGCACTGAAAACGTGCAGGGCGAAGTCCAGAAGAAACTGGACGTGATCTCCAACGACATTCTGCTCGAAGCCAACGAGTGGGGCGGTCACCTGGCGGGCATGGCGTCCGAAGAAATGGACAATGCCTACCAGATCCCGGGTAAATACCCGAAAGGCGCCTACCTGCTGGTATTCGACCCACTGGACGGCTCGTCGAACATCGACGTCAACGTTTCGGTCGGCACCATCTTCTCGGTACTGCGTTGCCCTAATGAGTACCTGAGCCAGAACGAAAGCCTGAACGAGCAGGCCTTCCTGCAGCCAGGCACTAAGCAGGTTGCCGCCGGCTACGCGATCTACGGCCCACAGACCATGCTGATCCTGACCCTGGGCAACGGTGTCAAAGGTTTCACCCTGGACCGCGAACTGGGCAGCTTCGTGCTGACCCACGAGAACATCCAGGTGCCGGAAACCACCGCTGAATTCGCCATCAACATGTCCAACCAGCGTCACTGGGAAGAGCCGGTGACCCGCTATGTGGGCGAGTTGCTGGCCGGTGAAACTGGTCCGCTGAACAAGAACTACAACATGCGCTGGATTGCCTCGATGGTTGCCGATGTGCACCGCATCCTGACCCGTGGCGGCCTGTTCATGTACCCGCGTGACGCGCGTGAGCCGTCCAAGCCGGGCAAGCTGCGTCTGATGTACGAAGCCAACCCGATGTCTTTCATCATCGAACAGGCCGGCGGTGCTTCCACCGACGGTCGTCAGCGCATCCTCGACATCCAGCCAGAGAGCCTGCACCAGCGTGTGGCAGTGTTCCTTGGCTCCAAGCAGGAAGTCGAGCGCGTTACCGGTTATCACCAGGAGTAA
- a CDS encoding glycogen/starch/alpha-glucan phosphorylase, with product MSQEPLARDAEVAAFRTAVLDKLTYAVGKDPEHAFDHDWFEAIALAARDHMVDHWMDHTRQIYRSSQKRVYYLSLEFLIGRLLYDSLSNLGLLDIAREALSGLDVDLERIRLLEPDAALGNGGLGRLAACFMESMSTLGIAAHGYGIRYEHGLFRQAVVDGWQQEQTEHWLDFGNPWEFERAEVIYPISFGGSVETVQDANGQQRQVWWPAETVRAVAYDTPVVGWRGASVNTLRLWRARALEELHLERFNAGDHLGAVAEVARAESISRVLYPADSTEAGQELRLRQEYFFVCASLQDLLRRHLNIHDSLLNLHESAAIQLNDTHPSIAVAELMRLLVDQHEVPWDTAWHLTVNTLAYTNHTLLPEALETWPVGLMERMLPRHMQIIYLINAFHIDALRAKGIHDFDVLRAVSLIEEDNGRRVRMGNLAFLGSHSINGVSALHTKLMRSTVFAELHKLYPERINNKTNGITFRRWLYQANPQLTGMLVEALGEDVLDNPQGRLRDLDPFADKAAFRKQFAEQRLHSKRALASLIQERVGITVNPEAMFDVQVKRIHEYKRQLLNLLHTVALYQAIRSEPGTLWAPRVKIFAGKAAASYHQAKLIIKLSNDIARVVNNDPTVRGLLKVVFLPNYNVSLAESIIPAADLSEQISTAGYEASGTSNMKFGLNGALTIGTLDGANVEMSEQVGTENMFIFGLTAQQVEARKRSGDFGANAAIAASSRLNDVLQAIRGGVFSPDDPSRYVGLVDSLVAHDRFLVCADFDAYWDAQRRVEELWHDPKQWWRIAVLNTARMGWFSSDRTIGEYARQIWKALD from the coding sequence ATGTCTCAGGAACCACTCGCTCGTGACGCAGAGGTGGCCGCTTTTCGCACCGCTGTACTGGATAAGTTGACCTACGCCGTCGGCAAGGACCCGGAACACGCTTTCGATCATGACTGGTTCGAAGCCATCGCCCTGGCTGCCCGTGATCACATGGTCGATCATTGGATGGACCATACCCGGCAGATTTACCGCAGCAGTCAGAAACGGGTGTATTACCTGTCTCTGGAATTCCTCATTGGCCGTTTGCTCTACGACAGCTTGAGCAACCTAGGCTTGCTCGATATCGCCCGCGAGGCACTCAGTGGCCTTGATGTCGACCTTGAACGCATTCGTCTGCTGGAGCCGGATGCGGCCTTGGGCAATGGTGGCCTGGGCCGTCTGGCAGCGTGTTTTATGGAGAGTATGTCGACCCTGGGCATAGCTGCCCATGGATACGGTATTCGTTACGAGCATGGCCTGTTCCGCCAGGCCGTGGTCGATGGCTGGCAGCAAGAGCAGACTGAGCATTGGCTGGATTTCGGCAACCCTTGGGAGTTCGAGCGGGCCGAGGTGATTTACCCGATCAGTTTTGGTGGCAGCGTTGAAACAGTGCAGGATGCCAATGGCCAGCAGCGTCAGGTGTGGTGGCCGGCCGAGACCGTGCGTGCGGTAGCCTATGACACGCCGGTGGTTGGCTGGCGCGGTGCCAGCGTCAACACCCTGCGCCTGTGGCGAGCACGGGCACTGGAAGAGCTACACTTGGAGCGCTTCAATGCGGGCGACCACTTGGGCGCCGTGGCCGAAGTGGCGCGCGCCGAGAGTATCTCGCGGGTGCTGTACCCGGCTGACAGCACCGAGGCCGGTCAGGAGCTGCGCCTGCGCCAAGAGTACTTTTTTGTCTGCGCCTCGTTGCAGGATTTGCTCCGCCGCCACCTGAACATACATGACAGTTTGCTCAACCTGCATGAGTCGGCAGCGATCCAGCTTAACGATACCCACCCATCGATTGCCGTGGCCGAGCTGATGCGCCTGCTCGTCGATCAGCACGAAGTGCCTTGGGATACCGCTTGGCACCTGACCGTCAACACCTTGGCTTATACCAACCACACCTTGCTGCCCGAGGCCCTGGAAACGTGGCCGGTCGGCCTGATGGAGCGCATGCTGCCGCGGCACATGCAGATCATCTACTTGATCAATGCCTTTCACATCGACGCCCTGCGGGCCAAAGGCATTCATGATTTCGATGTGCTGCGTGCGGTGTCGCTGATCGAGGAAGACAACGGCCGGCGTGTCCGTATGGGCAATCTGGCGTTTCTGGGCTCGCACAGCATCAATGGCGTGTCGGCACTGCACACCAAGCTGATGCGCAGTACCGTGTTTGCCGAGCTGCATAAGCTCTATCCCGAGCGGATCAACAACAAGACCAACGGCATCACCTTCCGTCGCTGGTTGTATCAGGCGAACCCGCAGCTGACCGGCATGTTGGTCGAGGCCCTGGGTGAGGACGTGCTGGACAACCCGCAAGGGCGCCTGCGCGACCTTGATCCCTTTGCCGACAAGGCAGCGTTCCGCAAGCAGTTTGCCGAGCAGCGATTGCACAGCAAGCGGGCTCTGGCCAGTCTGATCCAAGAGCGAGTAGGCATTACGGTCAACCCCGAAGCGATGTTCGATGTGCAGGTCAAGCGTATTCACGAGTACAAGCGCCAGCTGCTGAATTTGCTGCATACCGTGGCCTTGTACCAAGCGATCCGCTCCGAGCCCGGCACTCTTTGGGCGCCGCGGGTGAAAATCTTCGCCGGCAAAGCGGCAGCCAGCTATCACCAGGCCAAGCTGATCATCAAGCTGAGCAACGACATTGCCCGGGTGGTGAATAACGACCCGACTGTGCGCGGCTTGCTCAAGGTGGTGTTCCTGCCCAATTACAACGTCAGTCTGGCGGAAAGCATCATTCCAGCGGCGGACCTCTCCGAACAGATCTCTACCGCCGGGTACGAGGCGTCAGGCACCAGCAACATGAAGTTTGGCCTCAATGGCGCGTTGACCATCGGTACCCTCGATGGCGCCAACGTGGAGATGAGCGAGCAAGTCGGTACAGAGAACATGTTCATCTTTGGCCTGACGGCGCAGCAGGTGGAGGCGCGTAAACGCAGTGGCGACTTTGGTGCCAATGCCGCCATCGCGGCGTCGAGTCGGCTCAATGACGTGCTCCAGGCTATTCGTGGCGGGGTGTTCTCTCCAGACGATCCGTCACGCTATGTTGGCCTTGTGGATTCATTGGTGGCCCATGACCGTTTCCTGGTGTGTGCTGACTTCGACGCCTATTGGGATGCCCAGCGCCGTGTTGAGGAACTCTGGCACGATCCCAAGCAGTGGTGGCGTATCGCAGTGCTGAACACCGCGCGGATGGGCTGGTTCTCCTCGGATCGGACCATTGGCGAGTACGCCAGGCAAATCTGGAAGGCGCTTGACTAA
- a CDS encoding YkgJ family cysteine cluster protein, whose protein sequence is MKPTLIAAAEVDRLETWQKYQSHMCGGCNSTCCTLPTEVKIKDLIRMGVVDEFEVGEPPKNIAKRLQKDGIIQRFNQKSGIFTLAQMSNDDCLYLDRKSRMCTIYDKRPDTCRNHPRIGPRPGYCAYIPKPAARR, encoded by the coding sequence ATGAAACCGACCCTGATCGCCGCCGCCGAAGTTGACCGCCTGGAGACCTGGCAGAAATACCAAAGCCATATGTGCGGAGGCTGCAACTCGACCTGCTGCACCTTGCCGACGGAAGTGAAAATCAAAGACCTGATCCGCATGGGTGTAGTGGATGAGTTCGAGGTGGGAGAGCCACCGAAGAACATTGCCAAGCGTTTGCAGAAGGACGGCATCATCCAGCGATTCAATCAGAAGTCGGGGATTTTCACCCTGGCGCAGATGAGCAACGACGATTGCCTGTACCTGGATCGCAAGAGCCGCATGTGCACCATTTATGACAAGCGTCCGGACACCTGCCGCAACCACCCGCGGATCGGCCCGCGACCAGGATATTGCGCGTATATCCCCAAGCCTGCAGCGCGCCGCTAA